Proteins encoded in a region of the Leptolyngbya subtilissima AS-A7 genome:
- a CDS encoding CheR family methyltransferase: MDDLILKRISDLIADHSGLCIRPQDFQILSDKVWLRAKALGLTTLADYHNYLKALDQGFLALNSFKAQPTPPQLRSEWQELYSILTINESYFFRDSNQLRLLSDRLLPEIMQRKQTAASLGSKPSLRIWSAGCSTGEELYSIAIALDQLNFPWHQWDAQLIGTDISAAAVQSARQGLYSSWSFRQTPPAIQQKYFQADRQAYKICDRLQQHVVFQVGNLLKDPCPSRGHGPGDLDLILCRNVFIYLDRQAIGQIIQRFHSALVPQGYLLTGHTELYGQNTSPFLVTSFPETVVYQKPPQAALPQAAASIAAAQWQSLPSSQPARLTLKTPPPSLDDGLAAALQEADTFLQQDDYTNAIRAAKQLYLAHPDCTAARQIAARAYANTGCYSQAKQLCQRVICDDPLSLDMHYLLAQIAEDENNLEAAKEHLRKIIYLDPDFVKAYLDLASIYDRAKQPEKAKTTREHALTLLAKLPPNTVLDDHSNATVAQWQAHLKQQVAGGDRQSSQD, from the coding sequence ATGGACGATCTGATCCTAAAGCGCATCAGCGATCTCATCGCCGACCATTCTGGCCTGTGTATTCGCCCCCAAGATTTCCAGATCCTGTCAGACAAAGTTTGGCTGCGGGCTAAAGCGTTGGGGCTGACGACCTTAGCCGACTACCACAACTATCTCAAAGCTTTAGATCAAGGTTTTCTTGCCCTAAATAGTTTCAAAGCTCAACCTACCCCGCCCCAGCTGCGGTCTGAATGGCAAGAGCTGTACTCGATTTTGACTATCAATGAGAGCTATTTCTTTCGAGACAGCAACCAGCTTAGATTACTGAGCGATCGCCTCCTTCCCGAAATTATGCAGCGCAAGCAGACCGCGGCTTCCCTGGGCTCCAAACCTAGCCTGCGCATTTGGAGCGCCGGCTGCTCCACCGGGGAAGAGCTATACTCGATTGCGATCGCCCTCGACCAGCTCAACTTTCCGTGGCACCAGTGGGATGCGCAGCTGATTGGCACCGACATCAGCGCCGCCGCCGTCCAAAGCGCTCGCCAGGGGCTTTACAGTAGCTGGTCCTTTCGGCAGACCCCCCCAGCTATACAGCAAAAGTATTTTCAGGCCGATCGCCAGGCCTACAAAATCTGCGATCGCCTCCAGCAGCATGTGGTCTTTCAGGTCGGCAATCTGCTCAAAGACCCTTGCCCTAGTCGGGGGCATGGGCCAGGTGACCTAGACCTGATTTTGTGCCGTAACGTATTTATTTATCTCGATCGCCAGGCAATTGGTCAAATTATTCAAAGGTTTCACAGCGCCCTAGTTCCCCAGGGGTATTTGCTCACCGGCCATACCGAACTCTACGGCCAAAACACCAGCCCGTTTCTGGTCACTAGCTTTCCTGAGACAGTGGTCTATCAAAAACCACCTCAGGCTGCCCTACCCCAGGCCGCTGCGTCGATCGCAGCTGCTCAATGGCAGAGTTTACCCAGTTCACAGCCAGCTCGTCTTACCCTCAAAACCCCACCCCCCAGTCTGGATGACGGCTTGGCAGCAGCCCTGCAAGAGGCGGATACATTTCTCCAGCAAGACGATTACACCAATGCCATTCGAGCTGCTAAACAGCTGTACCTCGCCCATCCGGACTGCACCGCCGCGCGTCAGATTGCCGCTCGGGCTTATGCCAACACAGGCTGCTACAGTCAGGCCAAACAACTCTGCCAGCGGGTGATCTGCGACGATCCCCTCAGCCTCGACATGCACTATCTGCTGGCCCAAATTGCCGAAGATGAGAACAATTTAGAAGCTGCCAAAGAGCATCTGCGCAAAATTATTTACCTAGACCCTGACTTCGTTAAAGCCTATCTTGACCTAGCTAGCATTTACGATCGCGCCAAGCAGCCTGAGAAAGCTAAAACAACCCGTGAGCATGCTCTCACTCTATTAGCAAAGCTGCCTCCCAACACCGTATTAGACGACCATAGCAATGCCACCGTTGCCCAATGGCAAGCGCATCTTAAGCAGCAGGTCGCGGGCGGCGATCGTCAATCATCTCAAGATTGA
- a CDS encoding pentapeptide repeat-containing protein codes for MANAEHLDILNKGVESWNAWRLHNPSIRPDFQGADLGKLHLPGIDFRHANFYEANLRESVFTRANFESSTLYRCDLCMADLRRANLSMVDFYKTNLYTANLSNANLRHSHFYKADMQETLLNDADLGESNFYEVDMREAILQSANLVRTTFYYSNLCNANLCQANLNCASMMGANMAKANLRRASCVGTNLFRAVLSGADLTEADLREAVLRLADLSNASLENANLFRANLSEACLDYAQLAGANFKKTNLWRVNLGQLILTHPGHDRDAITIDSSALN; via the coding sequence ATGGCAAATGCGGAACACTTAGACATTCTCAACAAAGGGGTGGAGAGCTGGAATGCTTGGCGGCTTCACAATCCCAGTATTAGACCAGACTTTCAAGGAGCAGATTTAGGCAAATTGCATCTGCCTGGCATCGACTTTCGCCACGCCAATTTTTACGAAGCCAACCTAAGAGAAAGTGTGTTCACTCGGGCCAATTTTGAGTCGTCAACCCTCTACCGCTGTGATCTATGCATGGCTGATTTGAGGCGGGCAAACCTCAGCATGGTCGACTTTTATAAAACCAACCTTTATACCGCTAATCTGAGTAACGCCAACCTGCGCCACTCACACTTTTACAAAGCAGATATGCAAGAGACACTGCTCAACGATGCTGACCTGGGCGAGTCTAACTTTTACGAAGTCGATATGCGAGAGGCCATTCTGCAATCGGCCAATCTGGTCAGAACCACCTTTTATTACTCCAACCTGTGCAACGCCAACCTGTGCCAAGCCAATTTGAACTGCGCCAGCATGATGGGAGCCAACATGGCCAAAGCCAATCTCAGGCGGGCTAGCTGTGTGGGCACCAACCTATTTAGAGCGGTGCTCAGCGGTGCCGACCTAACCGAAGCCGATCTGCGCGAAGCGGTGCTGCGGCTAGCTGATCTGAGCAATGCCTCGTTAGAAAATGCCAACCTGTTTCGGGCCAACCTCTCTGAGGCTTGCCTCGACTATGCCCAGCTGGCGGGGGCCAACTTCAAAAAGACAAACCTGTGGCGCGTCAACCTAGGTCAACTGATTTTGACCCATCCGGGCCATGACAGAGATGCCATCACCATTGACTCTAGCGCCCTCAACTAG
- a CDS encoding PAS domain-containing hybrid sensor histidine kinase/response regulator produces the protein METWPQSLRIALQILLSSRFPMQILWGPDYIQFYNDAYIPIAGNKHPVGIGQRAEECWQEVWDFSGVLLAQVRATGEATWSEDLPMTLNRNGQAEEGYFTFSCTPIWDEPDQVAGIFIAVNETTQKILGERRERALLSTAQTAAENLENVLTSISDEFMMLDSNWCFTYVNDRAVAALQRPRSELLGQPIWAVVSEAIATPFHEQLHRAVEAQIATSFELFFATEGRWLENRVYPFSNGVSLLRVDITERKNLERALQISQEELNSLLNTAPASIARCRFFADRTYILDYRSVGCEALTGYILAEITPELWMARTFAEDQAVIAGPMFDAVFDQRPITVEYRFRHKDGSTRWIADSLTSRRDQTQNCWIVTLAGVDITARKQAEDALRYSEAHLAMAQRLAQFGSWEFYPESQQSVWSEAMFDQFGYDPAQTEPNYGELMQRIHPDDRRMVQQFMERAIADHHSSAFDLRVVLPDGSVRYLHSRCEPVIDAQNQVVKLIGTCLDITDRKQIEVVLQDSQSRLQLALQGANCGTWDYDLISQDLVWSDRCKAIFGLAPDINMSFEVFAQTIHPEDRDCVQQAVVEAIAHRQDYDVEMRTLWPDGTVHWVRSMGRVYDDEQGQPYRMAGVALDVSTLKQTEIALRESEERYRVLAEAMPQMVWMADRTGVQYWNQRWYDYTGLSKDAAVGLGGTEIVHPDEQARALELWQQALDQGIGFDLEQRIRRHDGVYRWFINRGLPVPDSSGTVTRWVGTITDVDDQKQLETQRVRLLEQERVAREAAETANRLKDEFLAVLSHELRSPLNPILGWARLLRMGQLSESKVAYALETIERNAKLQAQLIDDLLDVSRILRGKLVLNSLPVSLVTVVREALETVRSLGEAKEVQFDTELDGASLKVLGDPNRLKQVVWNLLSNAVKFAPQGGHIAVRLAYDDSWAQIQVSDTGKGIASEFLPHVFDRFRQADSTTTRDFGGLGLGLAIAHQIVDLHHGTIEAESLGENQGATFTVRFPLMFDAVEIPAELPPPLAQGGLQNIHVLIVEDDADNRDLITTTLQQFGARVTALPSAAAAITALSQMQPDILVSDIGMPGMDGYMLMEQVRALTHNQPIPAIALTSYTSVVDQQKVLAAGFQKHLPKPMESTQLVEAIAALVHRRSV, from the coding sequence ATGGAAACTTGGCCCCAAAGCTTGCGAATTGCGCTGCAAATTCTGCTGTCGTCCCGGTTTCCCATGCAAATTTTGTGGGGGCCAGACTACATTCAATTCTATAACGATGCCTATATTCCCATTGCTGGGAATAAGCATCCTGTCGGTATTGGTCAGCGGGCAGAGGAGTGTTGGCAGGAAGTATGGGATTTCTCGGGGGTGCTGCTGGCACAGGTCAGGGCTACGGGAGAGGCCACCTGGTCTGAGGATCTGCCGATGACTCTTAATCGAAACGGTCAGGCCGAAGAGGGGTATTTCACGTTTTCTTGCACGCCTATTTGGGATGAGCCGGACCAGGTGGCAGGTATTTTTATTGCCGTCAATGAAACCACTCAAAAAATTTTGGGAGAGCGGCGCGAACGGGCGTTGCTGTCCACCGCTCAAACGGCTGCTGAAAACTTAGAAAATGTCTTAACTAGCATCAGCGACGAGTTCATGATGCTGGACTCAAACTGGTGCTTTACCTACGTGAACGATCGCGCCGTAGCCGCTTTGCAAAGGCCTCGCTCCGAGCTGCTGGGGCAGCCGATTTGGGCGGTAGTTTCGGAGGCGATCGCCACTCCCTTCCATGAGCAGTTACACCGGGCGGTTGAGGCCCAAATCGCTACCAGTTTTGAACTGTTCTTTGCGACTGAGGGGCGCTGGCTTGAAAACCGGGTGTATCCCTTTAGCAATGGTGTGTCGCTGCTGCGGGTTGACATCACAGAGCGCAAAAATCTGGAGCGGGCTCTGCAAATCTCCCAAGAAGAGCTCAATAGCCTGCTCAACACCGCCCCAGCCTCGATCGCCCGCTGCCGCTTCTTTGCCGATCGCACCTACATTCTTGACTACCGCTCGGTGGGTTGTGAAGCGCTAACCGGCTACATCCTAGCCGAGATTACCCCCGAACTCTGGATGGCACGCACCTTTGCGGAGGACCAGGCTGTGATTGCCGGTCCGATGTTTGACGCGGTATTTGATCAACGGCCGATTACGGTCGAGTATCGCTTTCGCCACAAGGACGGCTCGACTCGGTGGATTGCCGACAGCCTGACCTCTCGCCGCGATCAGACTCAAAACTGTTGGATTGTGACCCTGGCGGGTGTTGATATCACCGCCCGCAAGCAGGCTGAAGATGCTCTCCGCTACAGCGAAGCCCATCTGGCTATGGCCCAGCGGTTAGCCCAGTTTGGCAGCTGGGAGTTTTACCCAGAGAGTCAGCAGAGCGTTTGGTCGGAGGCGATGTTTGACCAGTTTGGCTATGACCCGGCCCAAACGGAGCCCAACTATGGTGAACTCATGCAGCGCATTCACCCCGACGATCGCCGCATGGTGCAGCAGTTTATGGAACGGGCGATCGCCGATCACCATTCCTCTGCCTTTGATCTCCGGGTGGTCTTGCCCGACGGCTCGGTTCGCTACCTGCATTCTCGCTGCGAGCCGGTGATCGATGCTCAAAACCAGGTGGTCAAACTCATAGGCACCTGTTTAGACATCACCGATCGCAAGCAAATCGAGGTGGTCTTGCAGGACAGCCAATCGCGGCTACAGTTGGCCCTGCAGGGAGCGAACTGCGGCACCTGGGACTATGACTTGATCAGCCAAGATTTAGTCTGGTCCGATCGCTGTAAAGCGATTTTTGGTCTCGCCCCCGATATTAATATGAGCTTCGAGGTGTTCGCCCAGACCATTCACCCGGAGGATCGCGATTGTGTGCAGCAGGCGGTGGTAGAGGCGATCGCCCACCGCCAAGACTACGACGTGGAAATGCGTACCCTGTGGCCCGACGGCACCGTGCATTGGGTGCGCTCCATGGGGCGCGTGTATGACGACGAGCAGGGTCAGCCCTACCGTATGGCGGGCGTTGCACTAGATGTCTCGACCCTAAAGCAGACTGAAATTGCCCTGCGGGAGAGCGAAGAACGCTACCGGGTACTGGCGGAGGCCATGCCTCAAATGGTTTGGATGGCCGATCGCACCGGCGTTCAGTACTGGAACCAGCGCTGGTATGACTACACCGGCCTTTCAAAAGACGCCGCTGTTGGCCTCGGCGGCACTGAGATTGTGCATCCCGATGAGCAGGCGCGCGCTCTAGAGCTGTGGCAGCAAGCCCTGGACCAGGGCATTGGCTTTGATCTTGAGCAACGCATTCGTCGCCATGATGGCGTTTATCGCTGGTTTATCAATCGCGGCCTGCCGGTGCCCGACAGCAGCGGCACAGTTACCCGCTGGGTGGGCACCATCACCGATGTGGATGACCAAAAGCAGCTAGAAACCCAGCGTGTCCGGCTGCTAGAGCAGGAACGCGTTGCCCGAGAAGCCGCCGAGACCGCCAACCGCCTCAAAGACGAATTTTTGGCGGTGCTCTCCCACGAGCTGAGGTCGCCCCTCAACCCGATTTTGGGCTGGGCTCGGCTGCTGCGCATGGGTCAACTCAGCGAGAGCAAAGTTGCCTACGCCCTAGAAACCATCGAGCGCAACGCGAAACTTCAGGCGCAGCTAATCGATGACCTGCTCGATGTGTCGCGGATTCTGCGCGGCAAGCTGGTGCTCAACAGCCTGCCCGTTTCCCTAGTCACAGTTGTTCGAGAGGCCTTAGAAACCGTGCGCTCCTTAGGCGAGGCTAAGGAGGTGCAGTTTGATACCGAGCTCGACGGTGCATCACTCAAAGTCTTAGGAGACCCTAACCGACTCAAGCAAGTCGTTTGGAATTTGCTGTCGAATGCCGTCAAGTTTGCGCCCCAGGGTGGGCACATCGCTGTACGTCTAGCCTATGACGATAGCTGGGCGCAAATTCAGGTCAGCGATACTGGCAAAGGCATTGCCTCTGAGTTTTTGCCCCACGTGTTTGATCGCTTCAGACAGGCCGATAGCACTACGACCCGAGATTTTGGTGGCCTGGGGCTGGGGTTGGCGATCGCCCACCAGATTGTTGATCTGCACCACGGCACGATTGAAGCCGAAAGCCTCGGCGAAAATCAGGGAGCCACCTTTACGGTTCGGTTCCCGCTCATGTTTGACGCGGTAGAAATCCCAGCGGAGTTGCCTCCACCCTTGGCCCAGGGCGGCTTGCAAAATATTCACGTTTTGATTGTTGAAGATGACGCCGACAACCGCGATTTAATCACTACGACGCTTCAGCAGTTTGGTGCTAGGGTAACGGCTCTACCCTCGGCCGCCGCTGCGATTACGGCTCTCTCCCAAATGCAACCCGATATTTTAGTCAGCGACATTGGTATGCCCGGGATGGACGGCTACATGCTCATGGAGCAAGTTCGAGCATTAACCCATAACCAGCCCATTCCTGCCATTGCTCTGACCTCCTATACCAGCGTCGTCGACCAGCAAAAAGTGTTGGCCGCTGGTTTTCAAAAGCATTTGCCAAAACCGATGGAGTCGACCCAGCTAGTGGAGGCGATCGCAGCCCTGGTGCACCGCCGCTCGGTGTAG
- a CDS encoding DUF1294 domain-containing protein — translation MKSDLRSGKLTKWNDDRGFGFIQPADGGKDVFLHVSELKNATRRPRENDTIYYYCLVNPDGKTRAVGAFIAGARQRSESSLNASRGTRKPGEKSYSRLPIAELLLLLAFPLAGAAHFTWLTGNPLPLVLYPLMSVITYFVYADDKKRAKQKVWRTSEQTLHFCELIGGWPGGFVAQQVLRHKSQKQSYQTEFWAIVVIHYMAWITWLVLGRALVG, via the coding sequence ATGAAATCTGACCTTCGCAGCGGCAAACTCACAAAATGGAACGATGATCGTGGGTTTGGCTTTATTCAACCGGCTGACGGAGGTAAAGACGTTTTTCTCCATGTGTCTGAGTTGAAAAACGCAACCCGTCGCCCTCGGGAAAATGACACGATTTACTATTACTGTCTGGTTAACCCAGACGGCAAAACCCGCGCTGTTGGAGCTTTTATTGCTGGTGCTAGGCAGCGATCAGAGTCTTCACTAAATGCTTCAAGGGGCACCCGCAAACCCGGCGAAAAATCATACTCCCGCTTGCCGATCGCTGAGCTACTGTTGCTGTTGGCGTTTCCTTTGGCGGGTGCAGCTCACTTTACCTGGCTGACAGGCAACCCGCTGCCGCTGGTGCTCTACCCTCTAATGAGCGTCATCACCTATTTCGTTTATGCCGACGATAAGAAGCGGGCTAAGCAAAAAGTGTGGCGAACCTCTGAACAAACTCTGCATTTCTGCGAGTTGATTGGTGGTTGGCCCGGTGGGTTTGTGGCTCAGCAAGTATTGCGCCATAAGAGCCAGAAACAGTCTTACCAAACTGAGTTTTGGGCGATCGTTGTAATTCACTACATGGCTTGGATAACCTGGCTAGTTCTAGGCAGAGCGCTCGTAGGCTAA
- a CDS encoding chemotaxis protein CheW, producing the protein MMTPTSYLLFTLDGAHYGLAAKAVQEMFLLPALISVPESGPEVAGVLNLRGQLLPVINLRVCLGYPQQANALSQAVIVVQCGSRQIGLVVDQIQNVEAIAPSSITAALETPYFGCGEHPLTVGFARQRDTVIVLIDPIALGQGSHSAAPSSVAEVQTNRFMAQFSPAERQVLQARAAGLTQLIADESTSDLSAVAVIGLEGERFALGLESVYEFAEVPQITPIPCCPAHIVGNINLRGEILTLVDVRHFLNLTPAAPLLPKTAVVMRLGSLVAGVVIDDVFDVIYLHASEIAATPTAVHSSNNPYLKGFAQHGGSMLTLLDLPKLLTAGDLVVDHSN; encoded by the coding sequence ATGATGACCCCGACATCCTACCTCTTGTTCACGCTAGACGGTGCCCACTATGGTCTAGCAGCTAAGGCCGTACAGGAAATGTTCTTGCTGCCTGCTCTGATCTCGGTACCTGAATCGGGGCCAGAAGTTGCTGGCGTGCTGAACCTGCGCGGTCAGCTGCTGCCAGTCATTAACCTTAGGGTGTGCCTAGGTTATCCCCAGCAGGCCAACGCCCTTAGCCAAGCCGTCATTGTGGTGCAGTGCGGCAGTCGACAGATCGGGCTAGTGGTAGACCAAATTCAAAACGTAGAGGCGATCGCCCCTAGCAGCATCACTGCGGCCCTAGAGACTCCCTATTTTGGCTGTGGCGAACACCCGCTGACTGTTGGGTTCGCCCGCCAGAGAGACACCGTCATTGTCTTAATAGACCCAATAGCCCTCGGTCAAGGCTCCCACAGTGCAGCCCCGTCCTCGGTTGCAGAGGTCCAGACCAACCGCTTCATGGCACAGTTTAGCCCTGCCGAGCGACAGGTGCTCCAGGCCCGAGCCGCTGGATTAACCCAGCTGATTGCCGACGAAAGCACGTCAGATCTGTCAGCGGTGGCAGTCATTGGTTTAGAAGGCGAGCGCTTTGCCCTGGGGTTAGAGAGCGTGTACGAATTTGCTGAAGTGCCTCAGATTACTCCCATTCCCTGCTGCCCAGCGCACATTGTTGGAAACATAAATCTGCGCGGTGAAATTTTAACCTTAGTGGATGTACGCCATTTTCTAAACTTGACTCCGGCAGCTCCTCTCCTGCCTAAAACAGCGGTGGTTATGCGGCTAGGCTCCCTAGTAGCAGGGGTTGTCATTGACGATGTTTTCGATGTGATTTATTTGCATGCTTCAGAGATAGCAGCAACGCCCACCGCCGTCCACTCCAGCAATAACCCCTACCTCAAAGGATTTGCTCAGCATGGCGGCTCTATGTTAACCCTTCTAGATTTGCCTAAATTGCTGACCGCAGGCGATCTTGTTGTCGATCATTCAAACTAG
- a CDS encoding methyl-accepting chemotaxis protein encodes MNKRKSWKLRHWIVLGYSVPVLALVVSAGMAVANVRQLMTISEELRSAWETHEKVDHVNLNLQIMARATRGYLLQRHPTSLLDFNEAKSDYMTVVSELDAQITNEEQRQNLAQLTTLINQFITLHQGMIDLVNQNQTAAGVQIWRESNGRALTGEIGSLLTDMEDLEGEIVARQETIQAAALWRLQLTLLIAATLSLLLSALIGTLVIIKASRIMDQAAGNIVSSASEIATSIEQQERSSSQQAASVSETSTTMDELGASSRQSAEQAEAAAAGAQQVLALAEGGTRAVERSLDGMGDLREKVDAIADQILRLSEQTSQIGGISSLVSDLANQTNMLALNAAVEAVRAGEHGKGFAVVSGEIRKLADQSKKSAEKINALVADIQTAINSTVMVTDEGTKTVEEGVRIAEETADAFAGVAEAVNNVVLNSQQISLNVKQQAVAIQQVVSAMNSLNTGAQETAHGITQIKVGTHQLNESALQLKVAI; translated from the coding sequence GTGAACAAACGCAAGTCCTGGAAACTACGCCACTGGATTGTACTAGGCTACTCTGTACCAGTACTCGCCCTTGTAGTGTCTGCGGGCATGGCAGTGGCTAATGTGCGCCAGCTTATGACTATCTCTGAGGAACTCAGAAGCGCTTGGGAAACTCACGAAAAGGTTGACCATGTCAACCTCAACCTTCAGATTATGGCCCGTGCTACCCGTGGCTATTTACTCCAGAGACACCCAACCTCTCTATTAGACTTCAATGAAGCTAAATCAGACTACATGACTGTGGTCAGTGAGCTAGATGCTCAAATTACCAATGAAGAACAGCGGCAAAACCTAGCTCAGCTTACAACTTTAATCAATCAGTTCATTACTCTCCATCAAGGCATGATCGACCTGGTCAACCAAAATCAGACCGCAGCAGGCGTGCAAATTTGGCGAGAAAGCAACGGGCGCGCTCTAACCGGCGAGATCGGCAGCTTGTTGACCGATATGGAAGACCTCGAAGGTGAGATTGTCGCTAGACAAGAAACGATCCAAGCGGCCGCCCTATGGCGGCTGCAACTTACGCTGCTGATAGCGGCCACTCTCTCATTACTGCTGTCGGCTCTGATTGGCACCTTGGTAATTATCAAAGCCTCACGCATTATGGACCAAGCGGCGGGCAACATTGTTAGCTCAGCCAGCGAAATTGCCACCAGTATTGAGCAGCAGGAGCGCAGCAGCAGCCAACAGGCCGCTTCGGTAAGCGAAACCAGCACCACTATGGATGAGCTAGGGGCTTCGTCACGGCAGTCGGCAGAGCAAGCTGAAGCCGCCGCCGCCGGTGCTCAACAGGTCCTAGCCTTGGCCGAAGGTGGTACCCGTGCCGTTGAACGCAGCCTTGACGGCATGGGCGACCTCAGAGAAAAAGTGGACGCGATCGCCGATCAAATTCTCCGTCTGAGTGAGCAAACCAGTCAAATTGGCGGCATCTCTAGCTTGGTCAGCGATTTGGCCAACCAAACCAACATGCTGGCCCTCAACGCCGCCGTCGAAGCGGTGCGCGCCGGCGAGCACGGCAAGGGCTTTGCGGTTGTCTCTGGCGAAATTCGCAAGCTAGCCGATCAAAGTAAAAAATCGGCCGAAAAGATTAACGCTCTGGTGGCCGACATTCAAACCGCTATCAACTCAACGGTGATGGTCACAGACGAGGGCACCAAAACCGTCGAAGAGGGGGTCAGAATTGCGGAGGAAACCGCCGATGCTTTTGCCGGGGTAGCCGAGGCGGTTAACAACGTGGTGCTCAACAGCCAGCAGATTTCCCTCAACGTGAAGCAGCAGGCAGTTGCCATTCAGCAGGTGGTGAGCGCCATGAACAGCCTCAACACCGGCGCCCAAGAAACCGCCCACGGCATTACCCAAATTAAGGTTGGCACCCATCAGCTCAACGAGAGTGCCCTCCAGCTCAAGGTGGCTATTTAA
- the cheB gene encoding chemotaxis-specific protein-glutamate methyltransferase CheB, with product MPSGPIRLLLVDDSPVALVLLQRILREAADMEVVGVAHNGQEALDMMATVKPTLICTDLHMPKMNGLELTEEVMARCPCPILVVSASVQKEDTQTVFRILEAGALDIFPKPRTGLASEYEKTKAELLAKIRVLAGVSVFTHRRRSPAPIVPSGLPLSTTSLARRPRLLALGASTGGPQALLAIMQQLPKTFPVPIVCVQHISNGFLQGLVDWLDNSCAMRVTIATAGTVPQPGVAYFPPERHHLEIDAGGRIQLSQGEPVAGHCPSVTVMFQSVAAYYGRSAVGVLLTGMGRDGADGLQTLSQAGGLTIAQDETSCVVFGMPKEAIALGAAQQVLPLSAIAPFLLSQVFVSGLN from the coding sequence ATGCCCTCTGGCCCAATTCGCCTCTTGCTGGTAGACGACTCACCCGTTGCCTTAGTTCTTTTGCAGCGCATCTTGCGGGAGGCAGCCGACATGGAGGTCGTGGGGGTAGCCCACAATGGCCAAGAAGCCCTAGACATGATGGCAACGGTGAAGCCAACCCTGATCTGCACCGATTTGCACATGCCCAAAATGAACGGGCTAGAGCTTACTGAAGAGGTAATGGCCCGCTGCCCTTGCCCTATTTTGGTGGTCAGCGCCTCGGTGCAGAAAGAAGATACCCAAACCGTCTTTCGCATTTTAGAAGCAGGGGCGCTGGACATCTTTCCTAAGCCCCGCACGGGCTTAGCCTCCGAATATGAAAAGACAAAGGCTGAGCTGTTAGCCAAAATTCGAGTGCTGGCAGGGGTATCGGTGTTTACTCACCGGCGACGCAGCCCAGCTCCAATCGTTCCATCGGGGTTGCCTCTCTCTACCACCTCGCTAGCGAGACGCCCCCGACTGTTGGCTTTAGGCGCATCTACCGGCGGTCCCCAGGCTCTGCTGGCAATCATGCAGCAGTTGCCCAAAACCTTTCCGGTGCCAATTGTGTGCGTACAGCACATCAGCAATGGGTTTTTGCAGGGGTTAGTCGACTGGCTCGACAACAGCTGCGCCATGAGGGTCACCATCGCCACAGCAGGCACTGTGCCGCAGCCTGGTGTAGCCTACTTTCCCCCTGAACGCCATCACTTAGAAATCGACGCGGGCGGGCGCATACAGCTCTCTCAAGGGGAGCCAGTGGCCGGGCACTGCCCCTCGGTAACGGTAATGTTTCAATCTGTGGCGGCCTACTATGGCCGGTCGGCTGTGGGCGTGCTGCTCACGGGCATGGGTCGCGACGGGGCCGATGGACTCCAGACCCTGTCCCAGGCGGGGGGGCTCACCATTGCCCAAGACGAGACGAGCTGTGTGGTATTTGGCATGCCCAAGGAGGCGATCGCCCTAGGGGCTGCTCAGCAGGTACTGCCCCTAAGCGCGATCGCTCCCTTTTTGCTCAGCCAGGTTTTCGTGAGCGGCCTTAATTAG